In a genomic window of Methanogenium sp. S4BF:
- a CDS encoding ferritin family protein — protein sequence MKKEEFRSILSGAIANEVESYTFYRGIERCTTDSTMKKIFGELANDEQTHRETLEDFLTQPVKSFHFDEARDYKISETLDVPQLTTDMKPIEGITLAIKKEEDARDMYRELAELSTDPEQKKLFVNLSNMEAGHKAQLEDLYTNMAFPEVW from the coding sequence ATGAAAAAAGAAGAATTTCGCAGCATTCTCTCAGGAGCTATCGCAAACGAGGTGGAATCATATACATTCTATCGGGGGATTGAGAGGTGCACAACCGATTCGACCATGAAGAAAATATTTGGTGAACTTGCAAACGACGAGCAGACCCACCGGGAAACACTGGAGGATTTCCTCACGCAGCCGGTTAAATCATTTCACTTTGATGAGGCACGGGACTACAAGATTTCAGAGACACTTGACGTTCCGCAGCTCACAACGGATATGAAACCCATCGAAGGCATCACCCTTGCAATCAAAAAGGAAGAGGACGCACGCGATATGTATCGGGAACTTGCGGAACTGAGTACAGATCCGGAGCAGAAGAAATTATTCGTAAACCTCTCGAACATGGAGGCTGGGCATAAAGCACAGCTTGAAGACCTCTATACCAACATGGCATTTCCGGAAGTCTGGTAG